A single Cucumis melo cultivar AY chromosome 4, USDA_Cmelo_AY_1.0, whole genome shotgun sequence DNA region contains:
- the LOC103486677 gene encoding receptor-like kinase TMK3: MGDLKKELALALLLAVISVGFGATDPHDLAILNDFRKGLENPELLKWPSKDDDPCGNKWPCVFCDGSRVSQIQVQGFGLKGPLPQNFNQLSMLSNIGLQKNQFYGPLPSFNGLKNLQYAFLNYNNFTSIPADFFTGLDSLEVLALDGNNLNGSSGWMFPPALSNSAQLTNLTCMSCNLAGPLPDFLGSMSSLSVLSLSGNRLTGRIPASFKGMVLTKFWLNNQMGDGMSGSIDVVTTMTSLNSLWLHGNHFSGTIPDNIGDLSLLQDLNLNGNEFVGLIPKSLADMSLRNLDLNNNNFMGPVPKFKASKVSYSSNQFCLTEEGVACAPQVMALIEFLGAMGYPSRLVSAWTGNDPCEGPWLGLNCRSGDVSVINLPKFDLNGTLSPSLADLISLAEIRLQDNHLSGTIPSNWTGLKSLSLLDLSGNNISPPVPRFSSTVKLSTGGNPLLDGKQSPSSEIGGPSPSDSRSSPTTEPSPSSGNGVRQASTRSKASIIVSTVVPVVSVVVVAFVAIPLSIYLCKKRKRNGQAPSSLVVHPRDPSDPNNLVKIVVANNTNNSTSTASGSGSGSRNYSGFGDSHVIETGNLVISVQVLRNVTNNFSSENELGRGGFGVVYRGELDDGTKIAVKRMESGVISSKALDEFQSEIAVLSKVRHRHLVSLLGYSIAGNERLLVYEYMSEGALSKHLFHWESFKLEPLSWKRRLNIALDVARGMEYLHSLAHQSFIHRDLKSSNILLGDDFRAKVSDFGLVKLAPDGERSVVTRLAGTFGYLAPEYAVTGKITTKADVFSFGVVLMELLTGLMALDEDRSEESQYLAAWFWHIKSDKEKLMAAVDPSLGCKEDISESICIIAELAGHCTAREPTQRPDMGHAVNVLAPLVEKWKPIDDDTEEYSGIDYSLPLNQMVKGWQESEGSDFSYVDLQDSKGSIPSRPTGFADSFTSVDGR, translated from the exons ATGGGAGACCTTAAAAAAGAGCTTGCTCTAGCACTTCTTCTTGCTGTAATTTCCGTGGGCTTTGGCGCCACCGACCCCCATGATCTTGCTATTCTCAATGATTTTAGAAAAGGGTTGGAAAATCCTGAGCTCTTGAAATGGCCGTCCAAAGATGACGACCCATGTGGAAACAAATGGCCTTGTGTCTTCTGCGATGGTTCGAGGGTTTCCCAAATTCAGGTCCAAGGTTTTGGATTGAAAGGCCCTTTGCCGCAGAATTTCAATCAGCTTTCTATGCTCTCGAACATCGGTCTTCAGAAGAACCAATTTTACGGTCCCTTGCCATCGTTCAATGGTCTGAAGAATCTCCAGTATGCGTTCCTTAATTACAACAATTTCACTTCGATTCCGGCTGATTTTTTCACTGGCCTTGATAGTTTAGAAGTTCTTGCTCTCGATGGGAATAATTTAAATGGTAGTTCTGGGTGGATGTTTCCACCGGCGTTGAGCAATTCAGCTCAGTTGACGAATCTTACTTGTATGAGTTGTAATTTGGCTGGGCCCTTGCCGGATTTTCTTGGGTCTATGTCCTCTTTATCTGTGTTATCGCTCTCTGGCAATAGACTCACCGGTAGAATTCCGGCTAGTTTCAAGGGTATGGTATTGACAAAGTTTTGGTTGAATAATCAAATGGGAGATGGAATGAGTGGTTCTATTGATGTGGTGACGACAATGACCTCGTTGAATAGTTTGTGGCTCCATGGGAATCATTTCTCAGGGACTATTCCTGATAACATTGGGGATTTGAGTCTTCTGCAGGATCTGAATCTGAATGGTAATGAATTTGTTGGTCTCATTCCAAAGAGCTTAGCTGATATGAGTTTAAGGAATTTAGATTTGAACAATAACAATTTCATGGGTCCAGTCCCAAAGTTTAAAGCATCAAAAGTGAGTTATTCTTCAAACCAGTTCTGTCTAACTGAGGAAGGGGTTGCTTGTGCCCCTCAAGTCATGGCGCTGATCGAATTTCTCGGTGCCATGGGTTACCCTTCAAGGCTCGTCTCTGCTTGGACTGGGAATGATCCATGTGAAGGCCCATGGCTGGGATTGAACTGCAGATCTGGGGATGTCTCTGTCATTAACTTACCTAAGTTCGATTTGAATGGGACCTTGAGTCCTTCACTTGCAGATTTAATTTCCCTTGCTGAGATTCGACTTCAGGACAACCATTTGAGTGGTACGATTCCATCAAATTGGACTGGTTTAAAGTCTCTTTCATTGTTGGATTTAAGTGGGAATAACATCTCCCCTCCTGTACCACGATTCAGTAGCACTGTGAAGCTCTCTACTGGTGGCAACCCTTTGTTAGATGGTAAGCAATCCCCATCGTCGGAAATTGGAGGTCCATCTCCTTCTGATAGCCGGTCTTCTCCAACGACAGAACCGAGTCCTAGTTCTGGAAATGGGGTGAGACAAGCATCTACTCGTTCCAAGGCATCTATAATAGTTTCTACTGTAGTTCCTGTTGTAAGTGTGGTAGTTGTTGCTTTTGTTGCTATTCCTCTGTCTATATATCTGTGTAAGAAGAGGAAACGCAATGGCCAGGCTCCTAGTTCTCTGGTCGTTCATCCTAGAGATCCATCTGATCCCAACAATTTGGTTAAGATTGTTGTTGCAAATAACACAAACAATAGTACATCTACCGCCTCCGGAAGTGGTTCCGGAAGCAGAAACTACAGTGGATTTGGTGATTCTCACGTCATTGAAACTGGAAATCTAGTCATATCTGTACAAGTTCTACGAAACGTGACAAATAATTTTTCTTCAGAGAATGAACTTGGTCGTGGTGGATTCGGAGTAGTTTATAGGGGAGAATTGGATGATGGAACAAAAATAGCAGTCAAAAGAATGGAGTCAGGTGTAATTAGCAGCAAAGCATTGGATGAGTTCCAATCTGAAATTGCAGTTCTTTCAAAGGTACGGCATCGTCATTTGGTGTCACTGTTGGGATATTCAATTGCAGGAAATGAAAGACTACTCGTTTACGAGTATATGTCTGAAGGGGCTCTCAGCAAGCATCTTTTTCATTGGGAAAGCTTTAAGCTCGAACCTCTTTCTTGGAAGAGGAGGTTAAACATTGCCTTGGATGTTGCTCGAGGGATGGAGTATCTTCATAGTTTAGCCCATCAGAGTTTCATCCATCGGGATCTCAAATCGTCAAATATCTTACTTGGTGATGATTTTAGAGCAAAAGTTTCTGATTTTGGATTGGTTAAACTAGCCCCTGATGGTGAAAGATCTGTAGTAACCAGGCTTGCTGGGACATTTGGTTACTTGGCACCAGAATATGCTG TGACAGGTAAAATTACTACCAAAGCCGACGTGTTTAGTTTTGGTGTTGTGCTAATGGAGCTATTGACTGGACTAATGGCTCTCGACGAAGACAGATCTGAAGAAAGTCAATATCTAGCTGCGTGGTTCTGGCATATAAAATCTGACAAGGAGAAACTGATGGCTGCTGTGGATCCAAGCTTGGGTTGTAAAGAAGATATATCTGAAAGCATTTGTATAATTGCTGAATTAGCTGGACACTGCACTGCAAGAGAGCCTACCCAACGTCCTGATATGGGTCATGCTGTAAATGTCCTTGCTCCACTTGTCGAGAAATGGAAGCCAATCGACGACGACACAGAGGAGTACTCTGGAATTGACTATAGCCTGCCCCTCAACCAAATGGTGAAGGGATGGCAAGAATCTGAAGGGAGCGATTTCAGTTACGTTGATCTGCAAGATAGTAAGGGCAGCATACCATCAAGGCCAACTGGGTTTGCGGATTCGTTCACTTCGGTCGATGGTCGTTGA
- the LOC103486675 gene encoding protein CHROMOSOME TRANSMISSION FIDELITY 7, whose translation MLNESSSSSSPELGIEVFPIMQSKIGTFFKPTSSISSYRSPEPLNSNADDSDYGTLKIWEKAEHQYINTYKRRNVKSPQCVDSETKTSVPDDSSGKSELALSTKIVVKNKKRSYAQYHLLFGQSDFLLHFCSTCGIKYARGDQDDEQSHKAFHKKYTCGIQFKGWTRERVIDTPSVEGGRILLVLDSDPSAHKNKVEEVVKMMEKELGSGWILHKNYQAYLFVLSQRIVGCLVVEPITKAYKVVSCHLHERPEESKMKDSIPSSSTLQFGNITFHREAILKKPTNNPEALDTNMNGAILCEEEAVPAVCGVRAIWVTPANRRKHVASQLLDAARQSFYKGVALECSQLAFSQPTSSGMALASRYVGSRSILVYKSSIVI comes from the exons ATGCTGAatgaatcttcttcttcttcttctcctgaACTCGGAATTGAGGTCTTTCCCATCATGCAATCCAAAATCGGCACCTTCTTCAAACCCACTTCTTCGATTTCATCCTACAGGTCGCCAGAACCCTTGAATTCAAACGCCGATGACAGTGATTATGGAACATTGAAAATCTGGGAAAAGGCAGAGCACCAATACATCAACACCTATAAGCGCAG GAATGTGAAAAGTCCACAATGTGTCGACTCGGAGACAAAAACTTCAGTTCCAGACGATTCATCTGGAAAATCAGAGTTAGCTTTATCGACCAAAATTGTGGTGAAGAACAAGAAAAGAAGCTATGCTCAGTACCATTTACTTTTCGGTCAGTCTGATTTTTTGCTACATTTTTGTTCCACCTGTGGAATCAAATATGCTCGTGGGGATCAAGATGATGAACAATCTCATAAAGCATTTCATAAGAAGTACACTTGTGGAATCCAATTTAAG GGATGGACTCGCGAAAGAGTTATCGATACTCCCTCTGTTGAAGGCGGCCGTATTTTGTTGGTGTTGGATTCTGACCCGTCTGCGCACAAGAACAAG GTTGAAGAGGTGGTGAAGATGATGGAGAAAGAGCTGGGAAGTGGATGGATATTGCATAAGAACTATCAG GCCTATCTGTTTGTTTTATCCCAAAGAATTGTAGGATGTCTAGTTGTAGAACCGATAACGAAAGCTTATAAAGTTGTGTCATGTCATCTGCACGAAAGACCTGAAGAGTCTAAGATGAAGGATTCAATACCAAGTTCAAGTACCTTGCAGTTTGGTAATATTACTTTCCATAGAGAAGCCATTTTGAAGAAACCTACAAATAATCCCGAGGCATTGGATACGAACATGAATGGTGCAATTTTATGTGAAGAAGAAGCTGTTCCTGCTGTTTGTGGAGTTCGTGCAATTTGGGTTACTCCTGCCAATAGAAGAAAACATGTCGCCAGCCAATTGCTAGATGCTGCAAG GCAAAGCTTCTACAAGGGAGTTGCCCTTGAGTGCTCTCAATTGGCATTCTCTCAGCCAACTTCATCTGGAATGGCATTGGCATCAAGATATGTAGGCTCCAGATCAATATTGGTGTACAAAAGCAGCATTGTGATATGA
- the LOC103486676 gene encoding mediator of RNA polymerase II transcription subunit 27, protein MRHIQQPSQGQTATVSPNTHSPSSADDAPPKQVALAMDRLGHAARLIADIRLGADRLLEALCVTAQPHQSSKPLHLFQKEDASMRQHLLDLRAVGKQLEESGVLSESLLSRSNSWGLHMPLVCPDGAVVAYAWKRQLAGQAGASAVDRTRLALKAFTDQKRRFFPHLEDENASNNEPALKKPCFSHGVTDVKQNELIDSRSLSDILSCVEKEVPELKIFTYERLDWLKQASALPSQANENSIGALKEHSYHSPRMSPGALGATPADKAGVIELIIPSVFRAVVSLHPIGSVEPDALAFFSPDERGSHVHARGFSNYHVFRHVTEHAATVLQYFLGNQPKAALYPLLLWICSYQNLFSKACSKCGRRLSVNKQSDLLLPPVVRPYKQFCASKNSSAVPITSLKDQKLDSVQAFHIDCFSEEI, encoded by the exons ATGCGACACATTCAGCAGCCATCGCAGGGCCAAACTGCGACGGTCAGCCCTAACACTCACTCTCCCTCCTCTGCCGACGACGCTCCTCCCAAGCAGGTTGCTCTCGCCATGGACAGACTCGGCCACGCCGCTCGTCTTATCGCCGACATCAGACTCGGCGCTGATCGCCTTCTCGAAGCCCTATGCGTTACTGCTCAGCCTCATCAAAGCTCTAAACCTCTCCATTTGTTTCAGAAAGAAGACGCTTCCATGCGCCAACACCTCCTCGACCTTCGTGCAGTTG GAAAGCAGCTTGAAGAGTCTGGTGTTCTCAGTGAATCTCTTCTTTCGAGAAGTAATTCTTGGGGTCTACATATGCCTTTAGTGTGTCCTGATGGCGCTGTGGTTGCTTATGCTTGGAAACGTCAACTAGCTGGCCAGGCTGGTGCATCTGCAGTTGACCGAACCAG GTTAGCTTTAAAGGCCTTCACTGACCAAAAAAGACGGTTTTTCCCTCATCTTGAAGATGAAAATGCGTCAAATAATGAGCCTGCTTTGAAGAAGCCTTGTTTTTCTCATGGAGTGACAGATGTCAAACAAAATGAGCTTATTGATTCTAGATCACTCTCGGATATTTTATCCTGTGTGGAAAAGGAAGTGCCAGAGCTTAAGATTTTCACTTATGAGCGATTGGACTGGTTAAAACAAGCTTCAGCCCTTCCCTCTCAAGCAAATGAGAATTCAATAGGAGCATTGAAAGAACATAGCTATCATAGTCCTAGGATGAGCCCTGGAGCACTTGGGGCTACTCCTGCAGATAAAGCTGGTGTGATTGAGTTGATTATTCCTTCGGTCTTTAGAGCCGTAGTATCTCTGCATCCAATTGGTTCTGTTGAACCAGATGCTCTCGCTTTCTTTTCTCCTGATGAG AGAGGCAGCCATGTACATGCCAGGGGTTTTTCAAATTATCATGTGTTCAGACATGTTACG GAGCATGCTGCCACGGTGCTGCAGTATTTTCTTGGAAATCAACCAAAAGCAGCTCTTTATCCTCTATTG CTTTGGATCTGCAGCTACcaaaatttgttttcaaaagCTTGTAG TAAATGTGGACGGCGGCTATCAGTAAACAAACAATCCGATTTATTGTTACCTCCTGTAGTTCGGCCGTACAAACAGTTTTGTGCATCAAAAAACTCATCAGCTGTGCCCATAACCTCATTGAAAGACCAGAAGCTGGATTCTGTTCAAGCTTTCCACATTGATTGTTTCTCAGAAGAAATATAG